CGCGGACGCGGTCGTCGGTACACATCGCCTCGGGATCGTCGGGGAGGTCGATCCCCTCCCCGTCGGCCCACTCGCGAACCCGGTCCGTGTTGGGCACGATCAGCGCCCCGATGAACTTCTCGCCGTCGCCGACGACCATGCACTGCTCGACGACGTCGCTCGCGGCGAAGGCATCCTCGATCGGACCAGGCGCGACGTTCTTCCCCGTCGAGAGCACGATGAGCTGCTTAGCGCGGTCGCGGAATTCGAGGTAGCCGTCGGGCCGGACGTGGACGATGTCGCCGGTCCGGAACCACCGGCCGGCCGACTCGTCGTCCGATCCGCCGGTCGATTCGCGCCCGGGGACGTCTTCAGTAAAGGCGCTCTCGGTCGCGCCAGGCCGGTTCCAGTAGCCCTCGGTGACGTTCGGCCCGCTCACGAGGAGTTCGCCGACCTCGCCGGGGTCGTCGGCGAAGGCCGCCTGGTCGGCGACGGACTCGTCGACCGCGATATCGACGTTGGAAAGCGAGGGGCCGATGGTCCCGATCTTCACCGCCTCCGGCGGATTCGTCGATACGACCGGCGCGGTCTCGGTCAGGCCGTACCCTTCGTGGATGGGCAGGCCCATGGCGTGGTAGAGCCGGCACAGTTCCGGCGAGAGGCTCCCCCCGCCGCTGATGAGGAGTTCGAGTTCGCCGCCCAAGGCCTCGCGGACCGTCGAGAAGACGAGTCTGTCCGCCAGCGCCTGCTTGGCTTTCAGGACCGGGCCCGGCGAGTCGGCCCGCTGGTACTCGACGCCGACGTCCGTGGCCCACTCGAAGATCCGCCGCTTGGCCGGGGACTCGCCGGCCTGGTCCCGGATCGCGTCGTAGATCTTCTCGTAGACGCGGGGAACGCTCGTCGTCGTCGTCGGCTGCACGATGCCGAAATCCTCCTGAAGCGTGTCCGGACTCTCCGCGTACGCGACGCAGGCCCCGTTGGCGAACAGGGCGAAGTGGCCCGCCGTCCGCTCGAAGACGTGGGCCAGCGGCAGGTACGACATCGCCAGCGACTCCTCGTCGAGCGTCGGCGCGTCGTCGTCCCTGTCCGGCCGCGGCGCGAACCGCTTCCGGATCGCGTTGACGTTCGACCGGAAGTTCCAGTGGGTGAGTTTTACCCCCTTCGGCTGGCCCGTCGTCCCGCTGGTGTAGACCAGACTCGCCAGGTCGTCCACGTCGATTTCGTCGAGCCGCGCCTCGTAAGTTTCGCGGTCGAACGTCTCCTCGCCGCGGGCGTAGACGTCGGCAAGCGTCAGTACGTCGTCGCGGTCGTCGTAGCCGTCGAGGGCGTCGATCGAGACGATAAACTCGAGGTCGAGGTCGTCCTCGACCTCGAGGACCCGTTCGAGGAGCGTTTGGTTTTCGACGATGACGCCGGTCGCGCCGGGATCGTCGAGCAGGTACCGAACTTGGTCGGGCGAGGAACTCGTGTAAACGGTGGTAACGACGGCCCCGGCCGCGAGGAGGGCGAAGTCGGACTGGGCCCACTCCATCCGAGTGGCCGAGAAGAGACCGACCCGATCCCCGTGCTCGATGCCCAACTCGCGAAAGCCGGCCGAGAGCGTCCGGACGAGATCGCGCA
This window of the Natrinema salifodinae genome carries:
- a CDS encoding AMP-dependent synthetase/ligase; this encodes MDWRDAEREYEDAVIGETTLARLFEESADRNKNRPAQQYKGGIYERSLTESVLPAATPGEFRSLSYAELRDLVRTLSAGFRELGIEHGDRVGLFSATRMEWAQSDFALLAAGAVVTTVYTSSSPDQVRYLLDDPGATGVIVENQTLLERVLEVEDDLDLEFIVSIDALDGYDDRDDVLTLADVYARGEETFDRETYEARLDEIDVDDLASLVYTSGTTGQPKGVKLTHWNFRSNVNAIRKRFAPRPDRDDDAPTLDEESLAMSYLPLAHVFERTAGHFALFANGACVAYAESPDTLQEDFGIVQPTTTTSVPRVYEKIYDAIRDQAGESPAKRRIFEWATDVGVEYQRADSPGPVLKAKQALADRLVFSTVREALGGELELLISGGGSLSPELCRLYHAMGLPIHEGYGLTETAPVVSTNPPEAVKIGTIGPSLSNVDIAVDESVADQAAFADDPGEVGELLVSGPNVTEGYWNRPGATESAFTEDVPGRESTGGSDDESAGRWFRTGDIVHVRPDGYLEFRDRAKQLIVLSTGKNVAPGPIEDAFAASDVVEQCMVVGDGEKFIGALIVPNTDRVREWADGEGIDLPDDPEAMCTDDRVREHIQREVDRANETFEKHERIKRFELVPQEFTEENDMLTPTMKKKRRVILDEFADRVDRIYDDA